The window CCCATCATAATCATTTCCGGCAGCATCCTTGACATAATATCCATTCTTGCTTGCTTCCTTATGCAATGTAAAAGAATCCTCCCGCTTGACATGTGGATCCACTACGGTAACCATGCGCCTTCCTTTGGCAGCCAACTTCTTTTGCATCTCTTCCGGATTGGGAAAAAGCGCCCTGTCCCATGTCATATACCTTTTCCCATCTGTGTGGTCGATATCAAGCCACAAGACATCGTAGGGAATATCATGTTCATCAAATTTAGAATCAACATGTGCAACATCCTCTTCATCCCTATAATTCCACCTACATTGATGATATGCTGTTGCAAAGAGCTGGGGCATTGCTGAAGTCCCCGTCACACTGGTGTACTGGCGAACAACATCCTTAGGCCCTGGACCGACAAAAAAGAACGTATCCACGATGCCTGCCTCACTCATCCAAAAGGTATCGATACTACTTTGAGATGAAGGAAGAGAAATCCCAGATTCAGCATCCCAGCCAGATCCAAGAACATCAATTTGCATTTCAGCAGCATTCAACCAAAAAAACCCAGAAGTCCCCCGCAATTTCCCGTGTGAAATCATGAAGGGGATTGACCCGTAAAGCCCAAACGGAGAGTCGTTAAGATATTCGAAAACATCCAAATTGAACAGCCTGTAAGGTTCTGACTCCTCGACGTCGGGACCTCTGGTGGGCTTTAGAGCGAGACTAGTTGCATGCTCCGGTATTCCATAAACAAAATCAGCATCATAAAACGAAACGTCGAAACTAATGGATTGGGGACCGTACGGTCTGGTATCAGTATGTCCTCTGAACTTCTCCTCCCAGTCCTCTCCTTCGTTCTTAACCCTCAATTGCTCGAAATCGAATAACCCATGAGAATTTAAAGACAAGACGCGTTTACCCGACTTCTCCCGCACGAAGACCTCGAACGGATCCTGGCGAAGAACTGCCTCGTAATCGTCGGACAAGTAGACGATCGAAGAGGGGCGTAAATCAGATCCGATTGTCTCGGTTGAAATTCGCTGCAACCAAAGCTTTTTGCTCAAAAACTCATCGACAATCACATCGGGTAACTGGAATCGCTTTTTGGGTGGACCAAGAGAAGGATCCTCATCGATCCTGAGGCGCACAACTCCGTCTTGATACACGGAAAGAGCAAGTAACAACGGCTTGGATGGATGATCTGGGTCCTGATTCCTAGGGAGGAGCTTAGCAGTGAGGTCCCCATCGTTAATAGAAACATCGTGAGCAACAAGAGAGCAGGATCCGGGCTTAAAGGCGCGGGCTCGCTTGCAGAAGGGAGTCTGGTTACAGTTTCTGAACTCGTCCTTCTTCCATGGGAGGACAAATGTCAAGTGCGGAGCCAAGAGGAGTAGAAGAAGAAGGTAAGGAGCTCTCATGTTAGCTTCGTCAGATGAAACGAAAATGGAAACGGTGAAAAATCGAGGTAGGGTTTTGACGATTCATTTGGGTGATACATTTAAAATATATGGATTTTGGAGGCTAAATGTAGAAAATATGGAATTGGGGGTCATTTTACAAAATAGCCAAACCAAAAAGATGAAAAGTTGCCCAAAATAGGATAAATTTGAGGGTATTAAAGAGTTAAGggatcaaattttaaaaagatgtATGTTGGGACATATGGACATGGGAAATATCCAAATTATTCTTTAATTGAATAGCTTTGAACGATTACTTATAATAGCTTGAGGATTATAATAGTTTGGATATTACAATAATCTGGATTATAATAGTCTACATTTGTAGTGCATACTATAATTCGTATTATTATAAGTTGTGTTTGGGTGTATACTACTATAACCTAGGTTTTTTACTActatttttttacaaatatataatgTACATGCAAtacatatttttcttaaatttattttatcatgatatttatttaataaatttagccTCGATCTTGATTGTTCACAATTCATGCATATATACGGTatatcaaatgaaaaaaatttcttaattatgACGTTCATATCATACATGCTCCTGCTTtttcattaatatttttttccatGCATATATATTTTCTAAGGGTGTAAGAATAATCCAACAACAAATACTActcaacccatattatatgggatgggttagtttaaaatgtgggttgggttgagaatgaAAAATCGGGTCAACtatatatttctataattttattttttaataaaatataaagatgtaattgttttttttaacaaatcaAGTGTCGCTCCTCACCCTCGTCTCCCTTCTTTGCGTGTgatacttcttcttcttcgatctCCTCGAGTCTTCATCTCCTCATCTGatatttccttcttcttctccttatTCTTATCTGATCTCCTTGTCTCCCTCCTCTATGCATGTCATCCCTCTTGTCGTTTCAGGTTCTTTGTTGTTCGAACGAATACATGGAGaagacaaaatatatatatataatttgataaCCGAACCTATAttttatatgggttgggttggattgaaaTCTTAATTCGAGTTATTTAGGTTGGGAACTTACCtaacccgaaaatatgggttcGTTTGAGAATGTATTCCAACCCAACCTTTTTACACCCCTAATATTTTTCATGAAATACAAAATTTGTCtctaaattatttaatttaattttcttaattatgaTGCTATAATCATAAGTTTAGCTTGAATCGtgatttttctttactttattttttgcCTACACATAGTAATGAAAAACATATAATTACAAACtgatattattaaaaaaaaattacttggGATCCTTAGTCAATTAATTTTGTACCAATCTCCACAAAAGTCATTTTCTCATTGCTTTAGGTTATAGTGCTCGATACTACTATTTGTTACTTAGGTAATAAAGCAAGACAAGACATTTCCAATACCTATTTATCTTAACATTAattcattaatatatataagcTTTCTAGCAAAATCTTTTACAATAGATTaacaaataaacataaaaacaaatgaaagagatgaagaagacgatAGGAAATAGACGAAGTTTGAAAAGGGATTAAGGGGGATTTCGTGAAGGATTGCAGTCGAATGAGGGGGGTGAGAGACTAGCTATGGGGGGATTGAGAAGGACTATGGACACCCTAATCCCAGAGTTTCCATAATTCGAACCCCAAATAAGAAGTGAGCTATTATAGTCGACTTCATTCTTAGTTACACTGTACAGATGACCTTAAACAGGCCCTTAAAGATTAAAACCAGACAACTGTATACGCCATGCAGGTGACCTCTCACATGCGACTCCATTTGCACAGACAACGGCGCACTATCAGACGACAGTGACGATGACTTGGGCACAATGGCGAGTTCCATTCTTGGGATTTTGGTGGTGGGTTTGTGTGGATGGATGCCATCTGTAGTTCCACTCTGGTTcatgaatcattttttttagtttttcctcCAGATTCTTGCCCatacttaaaatatttattaattaattttaaaacatagGTAAACGATGTACAAAATGGATTTGGGTGATTTACATGGAATGAATTTTGGGAGATTTTTTTAACATTTGAGTTTACTGTTTTTCTAGAGTATTCagttttgatgtttttttttcttatttaggTTCATGAAagtgttttttaaaaaacaaccaaaggataaaatattaaaaatacaaaaatgataAGTGATTAATTGTTGCTAGACGATCGTTTGACTATTCTTTATTTTACCATTGTTTACTTTTGATTATTTATATTTGACTATcttttttacacgattatttatatttaatcgtTCAAATTTGGTAACGATTTCTTTAATTTGGACTCTTATCCAGTATTCCAATTATTTTTCActgttttttatatttgaaaaaaaaatcttaaaagaggagaaagagaagatgaaaaggaaaaagaagtgcaaacagaaaatttttaaaaaatcatagaagaagaaaaaaaaaatataagagagaagagaataaagaagacaaaaaagaaagagcaaatatgcaatattttaaaaaaaatggctaGCTTCGTGACTTTTTTTGCGCagacataaatatttttttgatttgttatatttatgaaaattaacctctATATATAATCCATTGGCTTCGAGGATAGGatacttccattttttttcctttgcttaTTGAGAAtatttttctcaatttcttcGATAACTAAGGTTGCTCATCAGATAATGCTATTTTTTTTGCTAGAGTGCTCAACATTTACATTTGTGCaggaaatttttattttaagataGCAACCTAGGTGCGAGATGTTTTTGGCCTAAAAAATTGTAACTAAAAACTTGCTAAAACATGTTTAAAATCACGTTAAATGACATTTAGATCACCTAGAACGAGTATAAGGTTTATTTGGggttaaaattttcaattttgaaagttgttaaataaaaacttTTAACTAAAAACTTGCTAAATTGGGTTGCAAAACCAATAATAAATTGATTATATGCTTTTTAGGTGATCTAGGAGGATTTTGCACATTttttaactatatatattttttatggaTTTTGCAACTTTCAAACTTTAAATGTCAAATTATCAAGTAGTGTGATTCTACACATGTCTTAGGGAGTTGTTAGTATTTTttaggggtgtaagaataacccgaACAACCCGATAACCCGGACTACCCAATCCatagttgggttgggttagtttaaaacgtgggttggattgggttgaaaattttggtttttctcGGCTTGGGTtggggttgaaaaattcggatcaacccaacccaactcgaattaataatttatattatagatattttattatttatttaatatttatggatAATGTTTAAAATATTGAACTTTTATGGatatttgaaactttgaatttataaaTGTTTGAAACTTTAGATATGAGTGTTTATCAACATCGTACAACAATTTTAAATCGTACaaatatcaataataaaaaaataataatacaactcGACAACCAAGCCATATTTTAAGGGTTGGGTATGAGTTATTCGGGTTGTCAACTCAACtaacccgaaaatatgggttgggttgaaaatgtCATTCAACCCAACCTCTTTACACCCTTAGTATTTTTATATCTCGCACACTTTTCACAAACATGTTGTAAATTTATCACAAACATTGCGGAAACATATTGAAACTTCAAAACTTCAAATGTTCGATCTCAGATAAgttatatatttgttttatgtGACTTAGGTGAATTatacatatgttttaggaagaTTTTCAGTCTCTCAAGCATTTCAAATATTCGATATTCAATCTCAAAtaaattatacattttttttatatataaggTGATTTTATAACATTCTCGAATCTAGAtgtattcaaatttaaaataaaatgataaaaccTCAAATAAATTTTGTTCTCGAATCAAGTTCCAAAAAGGATCCAGACTAGACAATTTTCTAGAAATACAGTCAGCCGAGCCGCTTAACTTCCGAGAAGAGCCAGCATGGCGTTGTGTATCTCTATTCCTTCCTTCTCCGATTCTGTTACCGCTCCTTCCCTATCTCAAACTTATTTCAGTCTCAGTCGCCGGCGGCCTTCCAATTTCAtccattttcttaatttaagCCTTCCCAACCGCCCACCATGTCTTTGCCGAGCTTCCAATTCTCAGCCTGGACCGTTCCCCAAACAGTCTGCTTCTGCTTCTTctaagaaaaggaagaaaaaggatAAGGGAGATTCCAAGGTTTTTAATCCTAACAACTTCGAAGTTGTGGACGATTTTAGCTTCGATGACGCTGGACCTTCTAGCTCCACTTCCACTTCCACTTCCACTTATTTGTCGTACCATCCTTCGACCTTGCCCAAACCGCCAGCTGGGTTTGTACTAGACGACCATGGAAAGGTCCTCATGGCTTCAAACAAGCGAATTGCTACCATGGTAACATTTTTTTCTCAGTTCCCTCATGGAGGATTTGTTTAAAATTGGTATCATTTTAGTGCTTCCCTGTTCACCTAACCTCTAGTGCCTTTTGATTTTCATGTATGAACGAGAAGTTCAGAATATGTTAAACCACCAATATTAATAGGATATAATAGGAGAAATAAGGGGAAGTTGGCACAGGATAGGTTAGTTAGAGATGTGGAGGAGAATTCGGAAAGAGGAAACTATAGTGGTGGGCCCAGCAGTTAGTTGGAATTGGAGAGAGATTTAGGCCGGGGAGATAGCAGAAACAATTGGGCAGAATTTTGGTGAAGTCAAGAGGACTATCACACTCCTTGAGAGACAGGAGGAGTAGTACACTGGTTCTGAATTGTCCTTGTTTTCTTGTTACATTGTTCtgtcttttattttgttttaaatttgattGCTGTATCTTTGCTTCAGTTAGGGAAGGATTGAGATTCTAGCCATGCTGTTTTTTGCCTTTTGTTTTCATCAAATATTGTAATTACGTTTGGATAGCAATAAAAGTAGAATCACCATACTGGTATTCTATcaatttggtatcagagcattaGAATCTGGAAAAGCGTAAGAAGATGGCCAAGAAAATCGAAGAACTGTTGGATTTTGTGGAATAGGAAATTAGGGAAATGCGAACAGAGTTGAAGAAGCTATCCGCAATGGAGGAGAATATGTCCTCGATTTTGAAGAGTATTGAAAATATAAATGCGCAGATGGAGAAACAACAAACACAATAGCAAGCGATCCTGAAATACATCGAAGGAATCATTCGAGAGAAGGCTGTTACAACGGTTGAATTGGAAGGATCTCCGAGTAGGGGAATGGGAAGCGACTTTACATCTAAAGTGTTGACTGGGGAATCGAAGGGAGAACGAAAGAGGGAGGATGATAAGACATTTGATAGGAGCAAGTTTAAGAAGGTAGAAATGCCGATCTTCAATGGAACAGACCCTCACTCATGGTTGTTTCGAGCAGACCGTTATTTCAAGATTCACAAATAACCGAATTAGAGAAGATGTCAGTGGCTATTATTAGCTTTGATGGTCCGGCCCTCGACTGGTATCGATCTCAGGATGAACGTGAATCTTTCAAGAGTTGAGATGATTTGAAGCAAAAGATGTTAACAAGGTTTCGAACGATCAGGGATGGTACGTTGGTAGGCAGTTTTTTGACGATTAAACAAGAGACCACGGTGAATGAGTATCGGAATAGATTTGACAAATATCTAGCTTTGGTAGCATTCTTACAAACGATGGTGCTTGAGGAGATTTTCATGAATGGGCTCAGCCCATGGTTGAAGACCGAAGTTGATGTTTTGGAACCATAAGGGTTAGCCCAAATGATGAAGCTGGCTCTTAAGATTGAGAACAAAGAGAGTGAGGAAGGAATGTGGGTTGATCAGTGTGTATGGGAGTAAGTTCTAGTACAACCTGCCTAAGGCAAAGGAAGGGACAGAGACCAAAGCAATGGCAGCCACGACTAGTGGAAATACTCCAATGAGAACAGTCACATTCAGAGGAGTCACGACGACGGATAACTGAAGAGAAGGACCTTCCAAGCGTTTGACTGATGCTGAATTTTAGGCTAGGAGGGAAAAGAGGTTGTGTTTTAAGTGTGAAGAGAAATATCATGCTGGCCATCGTTGTAAAGCTAAAGAACACAAGGAGTTAAGAATGCTGGTAGTACGGGAGAATGAAGAAGAGTTTGAAATCATTGAGGAAGTCGGAGGAGAAGAAGTGGTGGATGAGAATGTTATTGAGGTAGGAGTAGTGGAGAATTTGAACATAGAGCTATCCATTAATTCGGTGGTGGGGTTGACCAATCCTGAAACTATGAAGGTGAAGGGAAAGCTGAAGGATGAGGATGTGGTGGTGCTGATTGACTGTGGGGCTACCTACAATTTTATATCTGAAAAATTGGTAACCAACCTAAATCTACCGTTGAAAGCTACAACCAATTATGGGGTGATTCTGGGTTCAGGAGAAGCcattaaaggaaaagaaatttgTGGAAAAGTAGAGGTATTGCTAGACAATCGGAAAGTAGTGGACAGCTTCTTGCCACTTGAGTTGGGTGGTGTTGATGTCATACTTGGTATGCGGTGGTTGCATTCTCTTGGAGTGACTGAAGTGGATTGGAAGCACTTAGTCATGTCCTTTCAGCATGGAGGAAGAAAGGTTATAATTCATGGGGATCCAAGCCTCACTAAGAAGGGAGTGAATTTGAAGAGCATGATGAAAACTTGGGAAGGGGAAGACCAAGGGTTTTTGGTGGAATGCCGAGCTATTGAAGGGAAGGTACCAGTGGCAACCTTTTATGAAGAGGAACTTGAAACAACTGTAGATAATTCCATCCCTCCATTGTTAAAGAAATTTTTAGATGTGTTTGAATGGCCAGAAACATTGCCACCCAAGAGAGGGATAGAGGATCACATTCATTTAAAACATGGTACTAACCTAGTCAATGTGAGGCCTTATCGCATAGCTATCAGAGTAGATGGAAAGATCAGTTGACGAGATGCTGGCTTCTGGAATAATTCGACCTAGCACCAGTCCATATTCAAGTCCTGTATTGTTAGTAAGGAAGAAGGATGGAAGCTGGAGGTTTTCTGTTGACTACTGAGCGCTTAATAATGTCACCATATCGGACTAATTTCCAATTCCTATCATTGAAGAGCTGTTTGATGAGTTGAATGGTGTAAAGATGTTTTCCAAGATTGACCTTAAAGCTGACTATCATTAAATACGGATGTACTAAGAGGATGTGGAAAAGACAGCCTTTCGCACTCATGAAAGGTTTTACaccataagtacctccatattacaCTGAGTGGGattcgacaataggtttgagttaatgattagaaaacttccttttctcgatcttgattccTAGTCATGCCttttggtttgactaatgcACTTTCTACTTTCCAAGCCATATATGAGGAGGTTTGTACTGGTTTTCTTTGTTGACATCCTAGTATATAGCAAGGGATTGGAAGAACATATACAACACTTGGAATTGGTGCTGGAAATTCTGAGGGCAAATGAGTTGTATGCTAATCTGCGCAAGTGCAGTTTTGCTAAGGAGAGAGTGAACTGTTTGGGGCATGTTATCTCTGAAAAAGGAGTGGAAGTGAATCCCGAGAAGATTAGGGCTATTAGAGAATGACTTGCTCCAACCAATGTACGTGAGGTAAGAGGATTTTTGGGTTTGATTGGATATTACCATAGATTTGTACAAAATTATGGCAGCATAGCAGGAACCCTTACTCAGCTGTTGAACAATGGGAGTTTCAAGTGGAATGAAGAAGCCGAAACTTCCTTTGAAAAGCTAAAGACAACTATGATGACCTTGCCCGTGTTAGCAATGCCAAATTTCAATTTGCCTTTTGAAATTGAAATGGATGCATCTGGCTATGGAGTGGGGGCTGTGTTAACTCAAGCTAAACGACCTATTGCCTATTTTAGTCGAACTTTAAGCATGAAGGACAAGGCCAAACCGGTATATGAGAGGGAATTGATAGCTGTAGTATTTACAGTGTAAAGATGGAGGCCATATCTTTTGGGCCGCAAGTTCATTGTGAAAACTGATCAGAGGTCACTGAAGTTCTTGTTGGAAGAGCGTGTCATCCAACCACAATACCAGAAATGGATTGCTAAATTGCTTGGATACTCTTTTGGAGTGGTTTATAAACCAGGGTTAGAAAACAAAGCTGCCGATGCACTATCTAGGGTGCCACCTACAATCCATTTGAACCAACTTTCAGCCCCTGCCCTAATTGATTAGGGCAAAATACAAGAAGAGGTAGAGAATGACCCGAAATTGAAGGAGATTAGAAGTATAGTTGAGCAAGATCCAGAGGAGTTTCCAAATTTCACAGTGAACTAAGGAGTCTTGCAATTCAAAGGGAGGTTAGTAATTTCCAAGAATTCTTCTTTTTTACTTATCGTTTTACATACCTATCATGATTCAATATTTGGTGGACATTTTGGATTCTCGAGAACCTATAAAAGAATTGCTGGAGAATTGTATTGGGATGGAATGAAGAAGGATATAAAGAAGTACTGTGAGGAGCCTTTGATTTGTCAAAAGAATAAAACACTAGCTTTGTCACCAGCTGGATTGCTAACTCCCTTAGAAATACCGGTTACCATATGGACCGATATATTTGTGGACTTCATAGATGGATTACCTAAGTCTGCTAGTTTTGAAGTTATATTTGTAGTGGTAGATAGGATGAGTAAATACGCACACTTCATGGCACTCAAACACCCCTATATGGCTAAATCTGTTGTTGAACTCTTTGAGAAGGAAATTGTTAGATTACATGGATACTCGAGATCTATTGTTTCTGATCGGGACAGGGTGTTTGTTAGTAACTTTCGGACTGAACTATTTAAGTTGGCAGGCACAAAACTCCATAGAAGCCCAGCATATCATCCGCAAAACAATGGTCAAACAGAGATGGTTAATAGAGGGGTAGAAGCTTATCTCTGGTGCTTTTGTGGGGAAAGACCAAAGGAGTGGACAAATTGGCTGCATTGGGCTGAATATTGGCATAACACCACCTAACAGCTCAATTGGCATTTCACTGTTTCAGGCTGTTTATGGAAGGCTTCCACCTCCTTTGCTCTATTTTGGAGATATGGAAACATCCAATTCTACTCTAGATCAGCAGCTCAAAGATAGGGACATTGCTTTGGGGACTTTGAAGGAACACTTATGCATAGCccaagagaaaatgaagaaacagGCAGATTTGAAGAGGAGAGCAGTTGAATTCCAGGTTGATGATATGGTTTTCCTAAAACTCATACCATATAGACAACTATCACTGTGAAGGAAGCGCAATTAAAAACTGTCCCCAAAATATTTTGGTCCTTACAGAGTGTTAGAAAAGATAGGTCCAGTAGCTTATAAGCTGGAATTGCCTAG is drawn from Cucumis melo cultivar AY chromosome 11, USDA_Cmelo_AY_1.0, whole genome shotgun sequence and contains these coding sequences:
- the LOC103499585 gene encoding probable glucan 1,3-alpha-glucosidase, with translation MRAPYLLLLLLLAPHLTFVLPWKKDEFRNCNQTPFCKRARAFKPGSCSLVAHDVSINDGDLTAKLLPRNQDPDHPSKPLLLALSVYQDGVVRLRIDEDPSLGPPKKRFQLPDVIVDEFLSKKLWLQRISTETIGSDLRPSSIVYLSDDYEAVLRQDPFEVFVREKSGKRVLSLNSHGLFDFEQLRVKNEGEDWEEKFRGHTDTRPYGPQSISFDVSFYDADFVYGIPEHATSLALKPTRGPDVEESEPYRLFNLDVFEYLNDSPFGLYGSIPFMISHGKLRGTSGFFWLNAAEMQIDVLGSGWDAESGISLPSSQSSIDTFWMSEAGIVDTFFFVGPGPKDVVRQYTSVTGTSAMPQLFATAYHQCRWNYRDEEDVAHVDSKFDEHDIPYDVLWLDIDHTDGKRYMTWDRALFPNPEEMQKKLAAKGRRMVTVVDPHVKREDSFTLHKEASKNGYYVKDAAGNDYDGWCWPGSSSYLDALSPEVRSWWGEKFSFQNYVGSTPSLYIWNDMNEPSVFSGPEGTMPRNALHHGGVEHRELHNAYGYYFHMATAEGLVKRGDGNDRPFVLSRAAFAGTQKYGTVWTGDSSADWDFLRVSVPMVLTLGLTGVSFSGADVGGFFGNPETELLVRWFQLGAFYPFFRGHAHHDTKRREPWLFGERNTELMRDAIRVRYMLLPYFYTLFREANTSGIPVIRPLWMEFPSDEVTFKNDEAFMVGSALLVQGIYTKEAKKVSVYFPGKQSWYDFRTGTIYKGGVTHQIEVFEESIPTFQKAGTIIPRKDRFRRSSTQMVNDPYTLVVALNSSQAAEGELYIDDGKSFEFKQGAFIHRRFVFSDGKLTSLNVGPIASSSTKFSSNCFIERIILLGHSGAKSALVEPENRKVDIELGPLHFLKGRRTSVLTIRKPNLLIRDDWTVKIV